A portion of the Algisphaera agarilytica genome contains these proteins:
- a CDS encoding DUF429 domain-containing protein, with protein MPPTFAIDLGSKLAGTTVVVQGDPETQTPLSFHASAKKQDADAMIASLLSAHPAATVYLDAPLSLPGVYRQLDGFDDFHLRRGDRELTAMSPMFLGGLTARAMRLSATHSHCVWHEVYPAAQAKRLELPKDQYKKSTDALPEMTQQLASLIGAPFDRQVVATWHHFDALLAWLTAERHATGEAQSYGHPDEGVILV; from the coding sequence ATGCCCCCCACCTTCGCGATCGACCTCGGCAGCAAACTCGCGGGGACCACCGTCGTGGTCCAAGGCGACCCCGAAACCCAGACGCCCCTGTCCTTCCACGCCTCAGCGAAGAAGCAGGACGCCGACGCGATGATCGCGTCGCTGTTGAGCGCTCACCCCGCCGCCACGGTCTACCTCGACGCCCCGCTCTCGCTGCCGGGCGTCTACCGCCAACTCGACGGCTTCGACGACTTCCACCTCCGCCGAGGCGACCGCGAACTCACCGCGATGTCCCCCATGTTCCTCGGCGGACTCACCGCCCGGGCCATGCGGCTCTCTGCGACGCACTCGCACTGCGTGTGGCACGAGGTCTACCCCGCCGCGCAAGCCAAACGCCTGGAACTTCCAAAGGATCAGTACAAAAAATCTACCGACGCGTTGCCTGAAATGACGCAGCAACTCGCCTCCTTGATCGGTGCCCCGTTTGATCGTCAAGTCGTCGCGACCTGGCACCACTTCGACGCCCTGCTCGCCTGGCTCACCGCCGAACGCCACGCAACAGGCGAAGCCCAAAGCTACGGGCACCCCGACGAAGGCGTCATCCTCGTCTAA